The Niallia alba genome includes a window with the following:
- the argF gene encoding ornithine carbamoyltransferase, which produces MMIASDLNLKGKDLLTLADYSKETILELINKAKTMKEAHLKGDIITPLKGKTLGMIFEKSSTRTRVSFEAGMLQLGGHALYLNSRDLQIGRGETISDTAKVLSQYVDAIMIRTFSHNIVEELAEHATIPIINGLTDLYHPCQALADLLTLLEVKGTLQGLKLAYIGDGNNVAHSLLIACSKVGIDISIATPKNYEVDAKVAELASAFAKASGSKIILTNNPVEAVQQADAIYSDVWTSMGQEEENEQRLKDFQGFQINTELVKHAKADYIFLHCLPAHREEEVTTEIIDGGHSYVFQQAGNRLHAQKALLVEILK; this is translated from the coding sequence ATGATGATTGCATCAGACCTAAATTTAAAGGGAAAAGATTTACTAACATTAGCAGATTATTCAAAGGAAACGATTCTTGAATTAATCAATAAGGCAAAAACGATGAAGGAAGCACACTTAAAGGGGGACATCATTACTCCTTTAAAAGGGAAAACATTGGGAATGATTTTTGAGAAATCATCTACGAGAACAAGAGTGTCCTTTGAAGCAGGAATGCTACAGTTGGGTGGTCATGCACTGTATTTAAATAGTCGTGATCTTCAAATTGGCAGAGGGGAGACAATTTCTGATACTGCAAAAGTTCTGTCCCAATATGTAGATGCGATAATGATTCGTACATTTTCTCACAACATTGTGGAAGAATTAGCAGAACATGCAACAATACCGATTATTAACGGCCTAACGGATTTATACCATCCATGTCAAGCATTAGCAGACTTACTTACTTTATTAGAAGTGAAAGGAACTTTACAAGGTCTTAAGCTTGCATATATAGGAGATGGAAATAATGTTGCTCATTCCTTGCTAATAGCATGCTCAAAAGTAGGAATAGATATTTCCATAGCGACACCAAAAAACTACGAAGTGGATGCAAAGGTGGCAGAATTAGCATCTGCTTTTGCTAAAGCAAGTGGAAGTAAGATTATTTTAACAAATAATCCTGTAGAGGCTGTTCAACAGGCAGATGCAATTTATTCAGATGTTTGGACCAGCATGGGTCAGGAAGAAGAAAATGAACAGCGCTTAAAGGATTTTCAAGGCTTTCAAATTAATACAGAATTAGTAAAGCATGCAAAAGCTGATTATATATTTTTACATTGTTTACCAGCACATCGTGAAGAAGAAGTAACAACAGAAATTATCGATGGCGGTCATTCCTATGTCTTCCAGCAGGCAGGCAATAGATTGCATGCACAAAAGGCATTACTGGTTGAGATTTTAAAATGA
- a CDS encoding YjzC family protein yields the protein MGQNRQFRPGQKAPNNGLYIEIGETGSNVNNPQKLKMKAGDRFPETSNHNRLWSYQRKP from the coding sequence TTGGGTCAAAATAGACAGTTTCGTCCAGGGCAAAAGGCACCAAACAATGGTTTATATATAGAAATTGGTGAAACCGGAAGTAACGTAAATAATCCTCAAAAATTAAAAATGAAAGCCGGAGATCGCTTTCCAGAAACGTCCAATCACAATAGATTATGGTCGTATCAAAGAAAACCTTAA
- the clpB gene encoding ATP-dependent chaperone ClpB yields the protein MNVEQMTERVQLAITEAQSLAIKESHQEIDDIHLFLAILHQQDNLLTTILNKLQKDPNRVIDKLTEELKKKPQVSLSGAQQGTVYITAGLQQLLTRAEEEMAEWEDEYLSVEHLILATYKVAQSKVGSILKEDIPLTEMKRAVKEIRGTQKVTSKNPEATYEVLSKYGRDLVEEVKLGKLDPVIGRDNEIRNVIRILSRKTKNNPVLIGEPGVGKTAIVEGLAQRIVRKDVPEGLKDKTIFSLDMGALVAGAKFRGEFEERLKAVLQEVKNSNGRIILFIDELHTIVGAGKTDGAMDAGNMLKPMLARGELHCIGATTLDEHRQYIEKDPALERRFQQVLVSEPTVEDTIAILRGLKERFEIHHGVNIQDRSIIAAATLSDRYITERFLPDKAIDLIDEACAMIRTEIDSMPIEIDELTRKIMQLEIEEAALHGEEDLQSKERLAVIAKELANLRERSNALKAKWQQEKDALQSIHEKKEQLERKKRELEDAENNYDLNKAAELRHGSIPKLEKEIKEMEEKAKQEQENRLLREEVTEEEIANIVARWTGIPVSKLVEKEREKLLRLESILQERVVGQSEAVQLVSDAVLRARAGIKDPNRPIGSFLFLGPTGVGKTELAKTLAATLFDSEEQMIRIDMSEYMEKHAVSRLIGAPPGYIGYEEGGQLTEAIRRKPYSVVLLDEVEKAHPEVFNILLQVLDDGRITDSRGRTVDFKNTVIIMTSNIGSHLLLETGEAEEIPEEIREGVMNQLNGHFRPEFLNRIDEVILFKPLSLENIKDIVSKLVVQLQARLTDQHITIEMTEKAKEFVARNGFDPKFGARPLRRFLQKTIETLLAKEIIAGKIKEIDHVQIDEENAHIILRHM from the coding sequence ATGAATGTAGAGCAGATGACAGAAAGAGTCCAATTAGCAATAACAGAAGCGCAATCCCTTGCAATAAAAGAAAGTCATCAAGAAATAGATGATATTCATTTGTTTTTGGCTATTCTTCATCAACAGGATAATTTATTGACTACCATTTTAAATAAGCTACAAAAAGATCCAAATAGGGTTATTGATAAATTAACAGAAGAATTGAAGAAAAAGCCACAAGTTTCGTTAAGTGGTGCTCAACAAGGAACAGTATATATAACAGCTGGTTTGCAGCAACTTCTAACGAGAGCAGAAGAAGAGATGGCTGAATGGGAAGATGAATACTTATCCGTAGAGCATCTCATTCTTGCAACATATAAAGTAGCACAGTCTAAGGTAGGAAGTATATTAAAAGAAGATATTCCATTAACAGAAATGAAAAGAGCAGTAAAAGAGATAAGGGGGACACAAAAGGTGACAAGCAAAAATCCCGAAGCGACATATGAAGTACTTAGTAAATATGGTCGAGACTTAGTGGAAGAAGTAAAATTGGGAAAACTGGACCCAGTAATTGGTCGTGATAATGAAATCCGGAATGTAATCCGAATCTTATCAAGAAAGACTAAAAATAATCCAGTATTAATTGGAGAACCTGGAGTAGGTAAAACAGCAATTGTAGAAGGCTTAGCCCAAAGAATCGTTCGAAAAGATGTGCCAGAAGGCTTAAAGGATAAAACTATTTTTTCTTTAGATATGGGTGCATTGGTGGCAGGAGCTAAATTTAGAGGGGAATTTGAAGAACGTTTAAAGGCGGTTTTACAAGAAGTTAAAAATAGCAATGGACGCATCATCTTGTTTATTGATGAATTGCATACAATTGTGGGGGCAGGAAAAACAGACGGTGCAATGGATGCAGGAAATATGCTTAAGCCCATGCTAGCAAGAGGAGAGCTCCATTGTATTGGTGCTACAACATTAGATGAGCATCGCCAGTATATTGAAAAGGATCCAGCACTTGAGCGTCGTTTTCAGCAGGTGCTTGTTTCGGAGCCGACTGTAGAAGATACGATAGCAATCTTAAGAGGGTTAAAAGAAAGATTTGAAATTCATCATGGCGTGAATATTCAAGATCGTTCGATTATTGCAGCAGCAACTTTATCGGATCGGTATATAACAGAACGCTTTTTGCCAGATAAAGCGATTGATTTAATAGATGAGGCTTGTGCGATGATTCGTACAGAGATAGACTCCATGCCTATTGAAATTGATGAACTTACCAGAAAAATTATGCAGCTAGAAATTGAAGAGGCTGCCTTACATGGGGAAGAAGATTTACAAAGTAAAGAGAGACTAGCTGTTATTGCAAAGGAACTAGCTAATTTAAGAGAACGTTCTAATGCCTTAAAAGCAAAATGGCAACAGGAAAAGGATGCTTTGCAATCCATACATGAGAAAAAAGAACAACTCGAACGGAAAAAGAGAGAGCTAGAGGATGCAGAAAATAATTATGATTTGAATAAAGCAGCCGAGTTAAGACATGGAAGTATCCCAAAATTAGAAAAAGAAATTAAAGAAATGGAAGAAAAGGCAAAGCAAGAACAGGAGAATCGTCTCCTTCGTGAAGAAGTGACAGAAGAGGAAATTGCCAATATTGTTGCTAGATGGACAGGAATTCCTGTATCCAAATTAGTAGAAAAAGAACGAGAAAAACTATTACGACTAGAATCGATTCTTCAAGAAAGAGTTGTTGGCCAATCAGAGGCTGTCCAGTTAGTTAGTGATGCTGTGCTAAGAGCAAGAGCGGGAATAAAAGATCCGAATAGACCAATTGGCTCCTTTTTATTTCTAGGCCCTACTGGTGTTGGAAAAACAGAACTTGCAAAAACATTAGCAGCAACGCTTTTTGATAGTGAAGAGCAAATGATCCGTATCGATATGTCTGAGTATATGGAAAAGCATGCTGTGTCTCGTTTAATCGGCGCTCCTCCAGGATATATAGGATATGAAGAAGGAGGACAATTGACAGAGGCAATCAGAAGAAAACCATATTCTGTTGTCCTATTAGATGAAGTGGAGAAAGCTCATCCGGAAGTATTCAATATTTTACTTCAAGTTCTTGATGATGGCAGAATTACAGATTCAAGAGGTCGAACTGTTGATTTTAAAAATACAGTTATAATCATGACGTCTAATATTGGTTCCCATTTATTATTAGAAACGGGAGAGGCAGAGGAAATACCAGAAGAAATAAGAGAGGGAGTCATGAATCAATTAAATGGTCATTTTAGACCAGAATTTTTAAATAGAATCGATGAAGTGATCTTATTTAAACCTTTATCTTTAGAAAATATTAAAGATATTGTTTCAAAGCTTGTTGTTCAATTACAAGCGCGGCTTACTGATCAGCATATCACCATAGAAATGACAGAAAAAGCGAAAGAATTTGTTGCAAGAAATGGCTTTGATCCAAAATTTGGCGCAAGACCACTTAGAAGGTTTTTACAGAAAACAATAGAAACACTGCTAGCAAAAGAGATAATTGCTGGTAAAATAAAAGAAATTGATCATGTTCAAATTGATGAAGAAAATGCACATATTATTTTAAGACATATGTAG
- a CDS encoding YjzD family protein, with product MRYIMTIFWTFLLAQMLVYVVGSMNGVPFSFSMGLILTAVFSVLVFILSAIIPDEPTHEEGSH from the coding sequence TTGCGTTACATAATGACAATTTTTTGGACATTTTTACTTGCTCAAATGTTAGTTTATGTTGTTGGTTCAATGAATGGGGTTCCTTTTAGTTTTTCAATGGGGCTAATCCTAACAGCTGTCTTTTCAGTATTAGTTTTCATTTTATCAGCAATTATTCCAGATGAACCTACTCATGAAGAAGGTTCTCACTAA
- a CDS encoding lipase family protein, which yields MENRNFQLDTEWNMIHYPHRPNGFGILIIGDERNFVTDTNSFWNQNEGKRNLIESLRDNGYTIFYSNLYGKNWGSEKALQLARRLYEHIIRTEILNQRIHIIAEGMGALTAIRLMMEMKDNIRSVVLLNPILSLKEHLEREKEHKFFIKKLTNEISIAFNTNKHELFELVKEKKEYQLEETDIPTKIIQILHNGRSYYQSHGLKKASVIWEEKNLPIFVSYVLPEKRSAIPKQIASFFKKYEKTL from the coding sequence ATGGAGAACCGGAACTTCCAGCTAGATACCGAATGGAACATGATACATTATCCTCATCGACCTAATGGTTTCGGTATCTTAATAATTGGAGACGAAAGAAATTTTGTAACAGACACAAATAGTTTTTGGAATCAAAATGAAGGAAAACGTAACTTAATTGAATCGTTACGGGATAATGGATATACGATTTTTTATTCCAATCTTTATGGAAAGAACTGGGGAAGTGAAAAAGCCTTACAATTGGCTAGAAGATTATATGAACATATTATTCGAACAGAAATATTGAACCAAAGAATTCATATTATTGCTGAAGGCATGGGAGCACTGACAGCGATTCGATTGATGATGGAGATGAAAGATAATATACGCTCTGTTGTTTTGTTAAACCCGATTTTATCTTTGAAAGAACATTTAGAAAGAGAGAAAGAGCATAAGTTTTTTATAAAAAAATTAACCAATGAAATAAGTATTGCTTTTAATACAAATAAGCATGAATTATTCGAGCTAGTAAAGGAGAAAAAGGAGTATCAATTAGAGGAGACTGACATACCAACAAAAATTATTCAAATTTTGCATAATGGTAGATCCTATTATCAATCACATGGTTTAAAAAAAGCTTCTGTTATTTGGGAAGAAAAAAATCTGCCTATTTTCGTTTCCTATGTTTTACCAGAAAAACGGAGTGCCATTCCGAAACAAATTGCCTCGTTTTTTAAGAAGTATGAAAAAACATTATGA
- a CDS encoding Rossmann-fold NAD(P)-binding domain-containing protein, producing MKKAVIFGAYHFLGFHICSALLEEGEEIIGITYPDLVVEDLDEKRMEIGRNANFSEKSLAEFTSILQDTNIEVLYFDFYTLKQLSKYDKVKNLFSEYSDKKESQNKRFVFLVNVISIETELDFITSIKDILNGYAMQVVYLPTLYGPWQPSDFLFQQVIEGKEQKNIQLNIREYTNDAIFIEDAVKEVVKQTKKGQNNDILLKSTEINHWQRCLEQLKWDMPKGLTKDISFSSYLQEVMVENKETIKDNLEQQKKHHLLYRI from the coding sequence ATGAAGAAAGCTGTAATATTCGGTGCATACCATTTTCTTGGGTTTCATATATGCTCAGCGTTACTTGAAGAAGGAGAAGAAATAATTGGGATAACTTATCCTGACCTAGTAGTAGAAGACCTAGATGAGAAAAGAATGGAGATAGGTCGAAATGCAAATTTTAGTGAAAAAAGCTTGGCTGAATTTACGTCTATTCTCCAAGATACAAACATAGAAGTTTTATATTTTGATTTCTATACGCTAAAACAATTATCGAAATATGATAAGGTGAAAAATCTGTTTTCAGAGTACAGTGATAAAAAGGAATCACAAAATAAAAGGTTCGTTTTTCTAGTAAATGTTATATCCATAGAAACGGAATTAGATTTTATTACATCCATAAAAGATATTCTAAATGGTTATGCGATGCAAGTAGTATATTTACCAACACTATATGGACCCTGGCAGCCTAGTGATTTTCTATTTCAACAGGTCATTGAAGGAAAAGAGCAGAAAAATATTCAGTTAAATATCCGAGAATATACAAATGATGCAATATTTATCGAAGATGCTGTAAAGGAAGTAGTAAAACAGACAAAGAAAGGACAAAATAATGATATTCTATTAAAGAGTACGGAAATAAACCATTGGCAAAGATGCTTAGAACAATTAAAATGGGATATGCCAAAAGGATTAACGAAAGATATAAGTTTCTCCAGTTATTTACAAGAAGTGATGGTTGAAAATAAAGAAACGATAAAAGATAATTTAGAACAGCAAAAAAAGCATCATTTATTATATAGAATTTAG
- a CDS encoding BMP family ABC transporter substrate-binding protein — translation MKSILTNIRKSIFRRKIILIIPIIACVLFLFLFFYDSSEKKGKIDKVGLFVAGTVSDQAWGTQGYKGLLNIHTKLGLDVFYKESIDSYTVAERAVKEFQGKGVNLIFGHGGDFVQYFNILANKYPSIHFVSLNGRELATQKNTSNIRMENYPMGFFGGMVAGYMTRTNTVGVIGAYEWQEEASGFEAGAHYINKDVRVLEEFVNDWDDREKAMGLLDNEISQNVDIVYPIGDGFHVDIIERMKENGLYAIGYISDQSTIGKYTVLTSTIQDIPKLYGQVAQAFDEGKLKSGNQLCGIRDNTIFLGEFSPNVDKEFVEILQKELNRYKKTGKLPNEN, via the coding sequence ATGAAAAGTATATTAACGAACATCCGTAAATCGATTTTTAGGAGAAAGATTATTTTAATCATTCCTATAATTGCGTGTGTTCTTTTTCTTTTCCTATTCTTTTATGATTCGTCTGAGAAAAAAGGAAAGATAGACAAAGTAGGTCTCTTTGTGGCTGGAACTGTGAGTGATCAAGCATGGGGAACGCAAGGGTATAAAGGTTTATTAAATATACATACAAAGCTTGGCCTAGACGTGTTTTATAAAGAGTCAATCGACTCTTATACAGTTGCAGAAAGAGCAGTGAAGGAGTTTCAAGGGAAAGGTGTTAATTTAATTTTTGGTCATGGGGGAGACTTTGTGCAGTACTTTAATATCCTTGCAAATAAATATCCCTCCATTCACTTTGTCAGTTTAAACGGAAGAGAACTAGCAACACAAAAGAATACAAGTAACATTAGAATGGAAAATTATCCGATGGGCTTTTTTGGCGGAATGGTTGCCGGTTATATGACTAGAACAAATACGGTTGGAGTTATCGGTGCTTACGAATGGCAAGAGGAAGCCAGTGGATTTGAAGCAGGGGCTCACTATATCAATAAGGATGTAAGGGTTCTTGAAGAATTTGTCAATGATTGGGATGATCGGGAAAAAGCGATGGGTCTGTTAGATAATGAAATTAGTCAAAATGTAGACATTGTTTATCCAATTGGTGATGGCTTTCATGTAGATATCATTGAAAGAATGAAAGAAAATGGATTATATGCGATTGGATATATTTCAGATCAGTCTACAATAGGAAAATATACGGTATTAACAAGCACGATTCAAGACATACCTAAGCTGTATGGCCAGGTAGCTCAGGCGTTTGATGAGGGAAAACTGAAGTCTGGGAATCAATTATGTGGGATTAGAGATAATACCATTTTTCTAGGGGAATTTAGTCCCAATGTAGATAAAGAATTTGTAGAAATATTGCAGAAGGAGCTAAATCGGTATAAGAAAACAGGAAAGTTGCCAAATGAGAATTAA
- a CDS encoding SDR family oxidoreductase yields the protein MDNSWLNLEGKVAIVTGGSSGIGYSIAKELINNGAKVIISDLVGEEGPQADRAYLIKCDVTNKESVEQMVSKTVAEFGKIDILVNNAGVNLPRLLVDVKGEKPQYELNEKDFDFMVAVNQKGPYFCAQAAAKEMLKHGKGVIINVASEAGQEGSAGQSCYSATKGALISFSRAWAKELSPYNIRVVAIAPGILEKTGLRTDAYNEALAYTRGVTVDGLSTDYSKSIPIGREGKLQEVGDLVSYLASDKASYITGTTFNISGGKSRG from the coding sequence ATGGATAATTCTTGGTTAAACCTTGAAGGAAAAGTGGCAATTGTAACAGGAGGATCTTCTGGGATTGGTTATTCCATTGCTAAAGAGTTAATTAATAATGGTGCAAAAGTAATTATCTCCGATTTAGTAGGAGAAGAGGGACCACAAGCGGACAGAGCATATCTTATTAAATGTGATGTAACTAATAAAGAAAGCGTTGAACAAATGGTTAGTAAAACAGTTGCAGAGTTTGGAAAGATTGATATTTTAGTAAATAATGCTGGGGTTAATTTACCGAGATTATTAGTAGATGTAAAGGGTGAAAAACCACAATATGAATTAAATGAAAAAGATTTTGATTTTATGGTTGCTGTTAATCAAAAAGGTCCGTACTTTTGTGCCCAAGCAGCAGCAAAGGAAATGCTGAAACATGGAAAAGGTGTAATTATCAATGTTGCTTCAGAAGCAGGACAAGAGGGATCAGCAGGTCAGAGTTGCTATTCGGCAACAAAAGGGGCATTAATTTCGTTTTCTCGAGCATGGGCTAAAGAGTTAAGTCCTTATAATATTCGCGTAGTAGCGATTGCTCCAGGAATATTAGAAAAAACAGGATTGCGAACAGATGCTTATAATGAGGCTTTAGCTTATACTCGCGGAGTGACGGTAGATGGATTATCAACTGATTATAGTAAATCAATTCCAATTGGCAGGGAAGGTAAATTACAAGAAGTTGGAGATTTAGTATCGTATCTTGCTTCGGATAAAGCTAGCTATATTACAGGAACAACCTTTAATATATCAGGCGGGAAGTCCCGTGGTTAA
- a CDS encoding BglG family transcription antiterminator produces the protein MTDLNTSNRIRQIFELTTKKMYCPLDYLAQQMGVSTRTVRLVINQFNKELQGIAELINERGKGFCLKINDQQKLNKVIENLNVYSHKVDSPQKRIATVINMLLNDDGIITMDEMAFQLNVGRTTLVNELKKASVALETYNLAIKGKQNKGMYLKGREIDLRFFILDNLFSYLFTEDPLDEDIKEEIINIANHYDFEISTRDRLLHSIIIMLDRLLKGYSIKEMDDKYHRIVNSPDFHIALEIGKVLEQKLSINIPRDEIVFIALPIVGRRTPINSHSIEGITVTKEITNLLDNSIIYLGFNLNKVKESGDFYKDLQYHLTFMINRLMFNIQLKNPLLDDIKEKYPLAYQMSEIVGERIFKEYGMKVSEEELGYIALYFGVFIENNKENLKKLEQVVIVCGTGRGTAKIVAMQLKKILDPHTKIDIFSENEVSKNTLDKYDIVFSTVNIPYAIQTPLVIINEIFDEKKVLKQIERISYLDKFKINENSSTSFQSVIKLLLNKQKFFILDKSLSYSENLNRMVDQLVLNGYVDDGFKQRLQIREEKGSMIFDKYIALPHTINYQSDKIELAIGIFPETVWQDNYALKIVFLLALPENTEYDASLLVKIYDEIINISSNTNLVNKMVYVENYEDLCLYLEDGVKKDS, from the coding sequence ATGACTGATTTAAATACAAGTAATCGGATAAGGCAAATATTCGAATTAACAACTAAGAAAATGTACTGTCCTTTGGATTATCTTGCCCAGCAAATGGGGGTAAGTACAAGAACAGTTCGACTGGTAATTAATCAATTTAATAAAGAATTACAAGGAATAGCAGAATTGATTAATGAAAGAGGGAAAGGGTTTTGTTTAAAAATCAATGATCAGCAAAAACTTAACAAGGTTATAGAAAACCTTAATGTATATTCGCACAAGGTTGATTCACCACAAAAAAGAATTGCCACTGTTATAAATATGTTATTGAATGATGACGGAATAATAACAATGGATGAAATGGCTTTTCAGTTAAACGTCGGAAGAACAACACTAGTGAATGAATTAAAAAAAGCCTCAGTAGCTCTAGAAACGTATAATCTTGCCATTAAAGGAAAACAGAACAAGGGGATGTACTTAAAGGGAAGAGAAATTGATTTGCGATTTTTTATATTGGATAATTTATTTTCCTATCTTTTTACCGAAGATCCGTTGGATGAGGATATTAAAGAGGAAATTATAAACATCGCTAATCATTACGACTTTGAGATAAGTACGAGAGATAGGTTACTTCATTCCATTATCATTATGCTTGATCGTCTTTTAAAAGGATATTCAATAAAAGAGATGGATGATAAATACCATAGGATAGTAAATTCACCTGATTTTCATATAGCCTTAGAAATAGGCAAAGTGCTTGAACAGAAATTATCGATAAACATACCTAGAGATGAGATTGTTTTTATTGCATTGCCAATCGTCGGGAGAAGGACACCAATTAATAGTCATTCCATTGAAGGTATTACAGTGACAAAGGAAATCACGAATTTATTAGATAATAGCATCATTTATTTAGGCTTTAATTTAAATAAGGTAAAAGAAAGTGGAGATTTTTACAAGGATTTACAATATCATCTTACTTTCATGATTAACCGTCTAATGTTTAATATCCAATTAAAAAACCCTTTATTAGATGATATCAAAGAAAAGTATCCTTTGGCATATCAAATGTCAGAAATAGTTGGAGAAAGAATTTTCAAAGAATATGGAATGAAAGTTTCAGAAGAAGAACTAGGATATATCGCACTATATTTTGGTGTTTTCATCGAAAATAATAAGGAAAATCTTAAGAAATTGGAACAGGTAGTTATTGTTTGCGGAACAGGTAGAGGGACAGCAAAAATTGTAGCAATGCAGCTGAAGAAAATACTCGACCCTCATACTAAAATAGATATTTTTTCTGAAAATGAAGTAAGTAAGAATACATTAGATAAGTACGATATTGTCTTTTCGACAGTTAATATACCTTATGCCATTCAAACGCCGTTAGTAATCATTAATGAAATCTTTGATGAGAAAAAGGTTCTCAAACAAATTGAACGTATTAGTTACTTAGATAAATTTAAGATAAATGAAAATAGTAGTACAAGTTTCCAATCTGTTATTAAACTACTACTAAATAAACAGAAATTCTTTATTTTGGATAAGTCGTTAAGTTATTCAGAAAATTTAAATCGAATGGTTGATCAACTCGTTTTAAATGGTTACGTCGATGATGGCTTCAAACAGCGCTTGCAAATAAGAGAAGAAAAAGGTTCGATGATATTTGATAAATATATTGCACTTCCACATACCATCAATTATCAGTCAGACAAAATAGAGCTAGCAATAGGTATTTTTCCAGAAACAGTCTGGCAGGATAATTATGCATTAAAGATAGTATTTTTATTAGCTCTACCTGAGAATACAGAATATGATGCTAGTTTATTAGTGAAAATTTATGATGAAATTATTAATATATCTTCTAATACTAATTTGGTGAATAAGATGGTTTATGTTGAAAACTATGAAGATTTATGTCTTTATCTTGAAGATGGCGTTAAAAAAGATAGTTAG
- a CDS encoding transcriptional regulator GutM encodes MELIILMLLIAGAFVIQMGLGFLQIKHFTKGYSELRRMGKVAIGKKPGRIKAGTIVLFAINNNGRILAAKKMQGVTVMAKFRDLPGFLDKNIRNLKEEDLKHCNKLLRDAILDASNNYKIIMSGGVVPEKDSFFKRMMIRAENAVSFKK; translated from the coding sequence ATGGAACTAATTATTTTGATGCTTTTAATAGCAGGAGCATTTGTTATTCAAATGGGGTTAGGATTTTTACAGATTAAACATTTTACAAAGGGCTATTCGGAACTAAGAAGAATGGGGAAAGTAGCTATTGGCAAGAAACCTGGTCGAATTAAAGCGGGGACAATCGTCTTATTTGCAATCAACAATAATGGAAGAATCCTTGCCGCAAAAAAAATGCAAGGAGTAACTGTCATGGCGAAGTTTCGTGATTTGCCAGGTTTTCTTGATAAAAATATTAGAAATTTAAAAGAAGAAGATTTAAAGCATTGCAACAAATTATTAAGGGATGCAATTTTAGATGCTTCCAATAATTATAAAATTATTATGAGTGGCGGCGTAGTGCCGGAAAAAGATAGTTTCTTTAAAAGAATGATGATACGTGCAGAAAATGCAGTTTCATTTAAAAAATAG
- the srlA gene encoding PTS glucitol/sorbitol transporter subunit IIC, protein MDYIIKFAEGFRNLFDTGAETFISWMTGIVPVVLLLLVAMNTIIQLIGEDRINRLASASSKNPLLRYLVLPLLGTFMLGNPMGLSLGRFLPEKYKPSYYASASYFCHTSNGLFPHINPGELFIFLGIAAGIEQLGFSTADLAVRYFLVGIVMNFFAGWITDFTTKMVEKQQGIKLSSEVKLNH, encoded by the coding sequence ATGGATTATATCATTAAGTTTGCTGAAGGGTTTAGAAATTTATTTGATACAGGAGCAGAGACCTTTATTTCATGGATGACAGGCATTGTACCAGTTGTTTTGTTATTACTAGTAGCGATGAATACAATCATCCAATTAATTGGTGAAGATCGCATCAATCGATTAGCGTCGGCATCTTCAAAAAATCCCTTATTAAGATACTTAGTTTTGCCATTATTAGGAACATTCATGCTAGGGAATCCGATGGGCTTATCTTTAGGAAGATTTTTACCAGAGAAGTATAAACCTAGTTATTATGCATCTGCTTCTTATTTCTGTCACACAAGTAATGGATTATTTCCTCACATTAATCCAGGCGAACTATTTATTTTTCTAGGAATTGCAGCAGGTATTGAACAATTAGGATTTAGTACGGCAGATCTAGCAGTTAGATATTTCCTTGTTGGAATAGTAATGAACTTCTTTGCAGGCTGGATCACTGATTTTACAACAAAAATGGTAGAAAAACAGCAAGGAATCAAACTAAGTTCCGAAGTAAAATTAAATCATTAA